A single genomic interval of Colius striatus isolate bColStr4 chromosome 9, bColStr4.1.hap1, whole genome shotgun sequence harbors:
- the SLC19A1 gene encoding reduced folate transporter: MPKKEDNVKKGASEMVPDQRWKLQVFYLCFYGFMTQIRPGESFITPYLLGADKNFTQAEVTNVITPVLTYSYMAVLVPIFLLTDYLRYKPVLVLQSLSHISIWLLLVWGTSILAMQLMEFFYGITMAARIAYSSYIFSLVAPSRYQRMASYSRSAVLLGVFTSSVLGQLCVTLGGVYFLTLNYVSLGFVSFGLVLTLFLERPRRSLFFNRPEGAGGGAEPAELAKMAGEASGRGEARGWRDMVLCRMLREVGALARQPQLRLWSIWWVFNSAGYYLMLYYAHILWNEIYPATDSRRVYNGGVDAASTLLGAAASFSAGYVKIRWTLWSELVIGVVTAFQAGLLLLMNTTGNIWLCYAAYVLFRGSYQFLVPIAIFQIATSLSKELCALVFGINTFFATVLKTIITIIVADKRALGLSVHPQFYLYFGYFTLLAVAYLLAAAGVAIRHSCRKQPAQPATAKEPCQLPGELLAQEQSLEAGAVRA, encoded by the exons ATGCCCAAGAAGGAGGACAACGTGAAAAAGGGGGCATCGGAGATGGTGCCGGACCAGCGCTGGAAACTACAAGTCTTCTACCTCTGCTTCTACGGCTTCATGACCCAGATCCGACCCGGGGAGAGCTTCATCACACCATATCTGCTGGGGGCCGACAAGAACTTCACGCAGGCAGAG gtAACCAACGTGATAACGCCGGTGCTGACCTACTCCTACATGGCTGTGCTGGTGCCCATCTTCCTGCTGACGGACTACCTGCGCtacaagccggtgctggtgctgcagagcctgAGCCACATCTCcatctggctgctgctggtgtggGGCACCTCCATCCTGGCCATGCAGCTGATGGAGTTCTTCTACGGCATCACCATGGCTGCCCGCATTGCCTACTCCTCCTACATCTTCTCCCTCGTCGCCCCGTCCCGCTACCAGCGCATGGCCAGCTACTCCCGTTCCGCCGTCCTCCTGGGTGTCTTCaccagctcagtgctgggccagCTCTGTGTCACCTTGGGTGGTGTCTACTTCCTCACCCTCAACTATGTGTCGTTGGGTTTTGTCAGCTTTGGTCTCGTCCTCACCCTCTTCCTTGAGCGACCCCGGCGCAGCCTCTTCTTCAACCGGCCTGAAGGGGCTGGTGGTGGGGCTGAGCCCGCCGAGCTGGCCAAAATGGCCGGGGAGGCCAGTGGCAGAGGGGAGGCGCGGGGCTGGCGGGACATGGTGCTGTGCCGGATGCTGCGGGAGGTGGGTGCCTTggccaggcagccccagctccgCCTCTGGTCTATATGGTGGGTCTTCAACTCGGCCGGGTACTACCTGATGCTGTACTATGCACACATCCTCTGGAATGAGATCTACCCCGCCACAGACAGCCGGCGAGTGTACAACGGAGGGGTGGATGCTGCCTCCACGCTGCTGG gggctgctgcctccTTCAGTGCTGGCTATGTGAAGATCCGCTGGACGCTGTGGTCAGAGCTGGTGATCGGGGTGGTGACAGCTTTCCAggcagggctgctcctgctcaTGAACACCACCGGCAATATCTGGCTGTGCTACGCTGCCTACGTCCTCTTCCGTGGCTCCTACCAGTTCCTGGTGCCCATTGCCAT TTTCCAGATTGCTACCTCACTCTCCAAGGAGCTTTGTGCGCTGGTCTTTGGGATCAACACCTTTTTTGCCACTGTGCTGAAGACCATCATCACCATCATCGTGGCTGACAAGAGGGCCTTGGGCTTGTCTGTGCATCCTCAG TTTTACTTGTATTTCGGGTACTTCACGCTGCTGGCAGTGGCCTacctgctggcagctgctggcGTGGCCATCCGGCACAGCTGCCGCAAGCAGCCGGCGCAGCCAGCCACAGCCAAGGAGCCGTGCCAGCTCCCCGGtgagctgctggcacaggagcagagcctgGAGGCAGGGGCCGTGCGAGCCTGA
- the COL18A1 gene encoding collagen alpha-1(XVIII) chain isoform X1 — protein MRPGCPPPPMLLGLFVLLVPAASQEPDSLSAEVSLLELIGDPPPEEILKIDGPDNNPGYIFGPNANTGQVARYHLPSPFYRDFSLLFHIQPTTPRAGVLFAITDSSQSIIYVGVKLSELHEGKQQIIFYYTEPGSPSSYAAATFTVPTLLNQWTRFAISVEEDEVVLYLDCEEHERIRFERSPDEMELEDGSGLFIAQAGGADSDKYQGVIADLKLRGDPRAAEHQCEEEEDDIEEVSGDFGSGAEGGREPSGKGKGVPGLVDAVPVTSPPVVAGAGGSLQQVERTEAEETLRVSTGGTGPRGEKGEKGERGLKGESGTVSIMGTGSVKGEKGQKGELGVKGSAGFGYPGSKGQKGEPGKPGIPGTLSRHTHGSVLEQVTGPPGPPGQDGAPGRDGEPGDPGEDGKPGDMGPQGFPGMPGEPGLKGEKGDPGVGPRGPPGPPGPPGPPGPSSRHDKLTFIDMEGSGFSGELESLRGPRGPPGPPGPPGVPGLPGEPGRFGVNHTDLLGQPGLPGRDGAPGPPGPVGPQGPPGRDGAAGQQGPKGERGDMGDLGLPGAPGPKGNKGETGPAGAPGELGLAGLPGPIGPRGQPGPPGPPGPPGPGYEAGFGDMEGSGLPFATGSPGPPGPKGLQGVPGLPGMKGEVGSPGQPGLPGPKGDAGIPGVDGRPGLEGFPGPQGPKGDSGSPGEKGERGQDGVGLPGPPGPPGPPGQVIAISSKDKLLEALPGPEGRPGHAGFPGPVGPKGERGSAGPQGSPGLKGDKGEPGVIISPDGTVVTAKVKGEKGEPGLRGPVGPSGPQGRAGMKGEIGFPGRPGRPGMNGLKGEKGDPADVSSLLGLRGPPGPPGPPGPPGSPGNIVYDSNNAFSDSGHAVPPAFPGFHQFPGQKGEKGDAGPPGPPGHFPYDPSHFSANLRGDKGDTGPKGEKGEPGSTPLYGPSLSGLPGPPGPQGYPGLPGPKGDSIIGPPGPPGPQGPPGIGYEGRQGPPGPPGPPGPPSFPGPHRQAISIPGPPGPPGPPGPPGTSGMSLGLRALPTYQAMLSAAHELPEGSLVFLTDRQELYVRLRGGFRRVLLEEHTLIPSSALDNEVYDNLPSVHYAGPQPPLQPRGPLHPLRSHGAPPTARSWRGDEVVANQHRLPEQPLLHHQHELLNSYYIHRRPETAPAAAHVHQDFQPALHLVALNTPLNGGMRGIRGADFQCFQQARQVGLAGTFRAFLSSRLQDLYSIVRRADRAAVPIVNLRDEVLFSNWEALFTGSGAPLRAGARILSFDGRDVLRDAGWPQKSIWHGSDAKGRRLPESYCETWRTEESATTGQASSLGSGKLLEQVASSCQHAFIVLCIENSFMTAAKK, from the exons ACAGCCTGAGCGCCGAGGTCAGCCTCCTAGAGCTGATCGGAGACCCCCCACCAGAGGAGATCCTCAAAATTGATGGCCCCGACAACAACCCTGGCTATATCTTCGGCCCCAACGCCAACACAGGCCAGGTCGCCCGATACCACCTGCCAAGCCCTTTCTACAGAGACTTTTCCCTCCTGTTCCACATCCAGCCCACCACCCCCCGGGCCGGTGTGCTCTTTGCCATCACGGACTCCTCTCAGAGCATCATCTACGTGGGCGTCAAGCTCTCAGAGCTTCACGAGGGCAAGCAGCAGATCATCTTCTACTACACAGAGCCGGGCTCACCGAGTTCATACGCAGCGGCCACCTTCACTGTGCCCACCTTGCTCAACCAGTGGACACGCTTTGCCATCAGCGTGGAGGAGGATGAAGTTGTCCTCTACCTGGACTGCGAGGAGCATGAGCGGATCCGCTTTGAGCGCTCCCCAGATGAGATGGAGCTGGAAGATGGCTCCGGGCTCTTCATTGCCCAGGCTGGAGGGGCTGACTCAGATAAATATCAG GGAGTGATTGCTGATCTGAAGCTGCGAGGAGACCCACGGGCAGCCGAGCACCAgtgtgaggaagaagaggatgacATTGAGGAG GTCTCTGGTGATTTTGGCAGCGGGGCAGAAGGTGGACGTGAACCCTCAGGGAAAGGCAAG GGTGTCCCAGGGCTGGTGGATGCTGTCCCCGTCACTTCTCCCCCGGTGGTGGCTGGCGCCGGAGGCTCCCTGCAACAGGTCGAGAGGACCGAAGCAGAGGAGACACTGCGGGTCTCCACAGGAG GCACTGGCCCCAGAGGTGAAAAGGGGGAGAAGGGCGAACGTGGCCTGAAAGGGGAGTCGGGGACCGTTAGCATCATGGGGACAGGCAGTGTCAAGGGTGAAAAG GGGCAGAAAGGAGAACTGGGCGTAAAG ggcagcgCGGGATTTGGCTACCCTGGCTCCAAGGGCCAGAAAGGAGAACCGGGCAAACCCGGCATCCCTGGCACGCTGTCCCGGCACACCCATGGCTCGGTGTTGGAGCAGGTCACTGGCCCTCCAGGACCACCTGGGCAGGACGGAGCCCCAGGCAGGGATGGCGAGCCC GGCGATCCCGGTGAGGACGGCAAACCC GGTGATATGGGGCCCCAGGGATTCCCTGGGATGCCAGGGGAGCCCGGGCTGAAGGGGGAGAAG GGTGATCCAGGCGTGGGGCCAAGGGGACCCCCTGGACCGCCTGGCCCCCCGGGACCCCCAGGACCCTCCTCCAGACATGACAAGCTG ACCTTCATCGATATGGAGGGCTCTGGCTTCAGCGGCgagctggagagcctgcgg GGGCCACGAGGGCCACCTGGCCCCCCAGGGCCACCTGGGGTGCCCGGTTTGCCAGGAGAGCCAGGACGGTTTGGAGTGAACCACACGGACCTGCTGGGACAGCCGGGGCTGCCGGGAAGGGATGGGGCCCCTGGACCCCCAGGGCCAGTG GGTCCTCAGGGTCCACCTGGAAGAGATGGGGCAGCTGGACAGCAGGGGCCCAAAGGAGAGCGG GGTGACATGGGCGACCTCGGCCTCCCCGGTGCACCAGGGCCCAAG GGCAACAAGGGAGAAACAGGGCCAGCAGGAGCCCCAGGAGAGCTGGGATTGGCTGGCCTTCCTGGACCCATCGGACCCCGTGGGCAGCCAGGGCCTCCTGGGCCCCCTGGCCCCCCAGGGCCAGGCTATGAGGCTGGATTT GGTGACATGGAGGGCTCGGGGTTGCCGTTTGCCACTGGCTCCCCAGGACCACCCGGACCCAAAGGACTACAG GGGGTGCCAGGATTgccagggatgaag GGGGAGGTTGGCAGCCCTGGACAGCCTGGCTTGCCAGGACCAAAG GGCGATGCTGGCATCCCTGGCGTGGATGGCCGCCCTGGCCTGGAGGGCTTCCCTGGCCCACAG GGCCCCAAAGGTGACAGTGGCAGCCCTGGTGAGAAG GGTGAGCGAGGCCAAGATGGTGTGGGGCTACCCGGACCCCCTGGTCCACCTGGTCCCCCTGGGCAGGTCATTGCTATCTCAAGCAAAGAT AAGCTGTTGGAGGCTTTGCCTGGTCCAGAG ggcagaccAGGTCACGCTGGCTTCCCG GGCCCAGTGGGTCCCAAAGGAGAACGGGGCTCAGCTGGTCCCCAGGGCTCCCCAGGGTTGAAG GGGGATAAGGGGGAGCCTGGTGTCATCATCAGCCCCGATGGGACTGTGGTCACTGCGAAGGTGAAAGGAGAAAAG GGGGAGCCGGGGCTGCGGGGACCAGTTGGACCCTCA GGTCCCCAGGGACGAGCAGGGATGAAGGGCGAGATCGGCTTTCCGGGCAGACCC GGACGTCCTGGCATGAATGGGCTGAAGGGCGAGAAGGGTGACCCCGCGGATGTCAGTAGCCTGCTGGGCTTGAGG ggtcccccaggacccccagggcCCCCAGGCCCCCCTGGGTCACCTGGCAACATAGTCTACGACAGCAATAAT GCCTTCAGTGACTCTGGCCACGCCGTGCCACCAGCCTTCCCCG gttTCCACCAGTTTCCAGGTCAAAAGGGAGAGAAGGGTGATGCTGGACCTCCAGGACCACCAG gTCACTTCCCTTACGACCCGAGTCACTTCAGTGCCAACCTGCGG GGTGACAAAGGGGATACAGGTCCCAAGGGGGAGAAAGGCGAGCCAGGCAGCACCCCGCTCTACGGTCCCAGCCTCTCTGGGCTGCCAGGGCCTCCGGGACCCCAGGGCTACCCTGGGCTGCCG GGTCCCAAGGGGGACAGTATCATTGGGCCACCAGGGCCTCCTGGGCCTCAAGGCCCCCCTGGTATTGGATATGAAGGTCGACAGGGCCCCCCTGGCCCTCCTGGCCCCCCTGGTCCGCCTTCCTTCCCAGGTCCCCACAGACAAG CCATCAGCATTCCGGGACCCCCTGGACCACCGGGACCCCCTGGCCCTCCAGGCACCAGTGGGATGTCCTTGGGG CTGCGTGCCCTGCCGACCTACCAGGCGATGCTGAGTGCCGCGCACGAGCTGCCTGAGGGCAGCCTCGTCTTCCTCACCGACCGCCAAGAGCTCTACGTCCGCCTGCGCGGGGGCTTCCGGCGGGTGCTG CTGGAGGAGCACACGCTGATTCCCAGTTCAGCTCTG gACAACGAGGTCTATGACAACTTGCCCAGCGTGCACTACGCAGGCCCCCAGCCCCCGCTGCAGCCCCGCGGGCCCCTGCACCCGCTCCGCAGCCACGGCGCGCCACCCACCGCCCGATCCTGGCGCGGGGATGAGGTGGTGGCCAACCAGCACCGCCTgcctgagcagcccctgctccacCACCAGCATGAGCTCCTCAACAGCTACTACATCCACCGCCGGCCGGAGACGGCCCCCGCAGCCGCTCACGTGCACCAGGACTTCCAGCCTGCC CTTCACCTGGTGGCACTGAACACCCCGCTGAACGGGGGCATGCGGGGCATCCGCGGCGCCGATTTCCAGTGCTTCCAGCAGGCCCGGCAGGTCGGGCTGGCTGGCACCTTCCGCGCCTTCCTCTCCTCGCGCCTGCAGGACCTCTACAGCATCGTGCGCAGGGCCGACCGTGCCGCCGTGCCCATCGTCAACCTCCGG GATGAAGTGCTCTTCAGTAACTGGGAAGCCCTCTTCACGGGGAGCGGGGCCCCACTGCGAGCTGGTGCCCGCATCCTCTCCTTCGATGGCCGGGATGTGCTGCGGGATGCAGGATG GCCACAGAAGAGTATCTGGCATGGCTCGGATGCCAAGGGCCGCCGCTTGCCTGAGAGCTACTGCGAAACGTGGCGGACAGAGGAGAGTGCCACCACTGGCCAGGCTTCCTCACTGGGCTCTGgcaagctgctggagcaggtggcCAGCAGTTGCCAGCATGCCTTCATTGTCCTCTGCATTGAGAACAGCTTCATGACTGCTGCCAAAAAGTGA
- the COL18A1 gene encoding collagen alpha-1(XVIII) chain isoform X2, translating to MGTQVSLQRSAGPRPDSLSAEVSLLELIGDPPPEEILKIDGPDNNPGYIFGPNANTGQVARYHLPSPFYRDFSLLFHIQPTTPRAGVLFAITDSSQSIIYVGVKLSELHEGKQQIIFYYTEPGSPSSYAAATFTVPTLLNQWTRFAISVEEDEVVLYLDCEEHERIRFERSPDEMELEDGSGLFIAQAGGADSDKYQGVIADLKLRGDPRAAEHQCEEEEDDIEEVSGDFGSGAEGGREPSGKGKGVPGLVDAVPVTSPPVVAGAGGSLQQVERTEAEETLRVSTGGTGPRGEKGEKGERGLKGESGTVSIMGTGSVKGEKGQKGELGVKGSAGFGYPGSKGQKGEPGKPGIPGTLSRHTHGSVLEQVTGPPGPPGQDGAPGRDGEPGDPGEDGKPGDMGPQGFPGMPGEPGLKGEKGDPGVGPRGPPGPPGPPGPPGPSSRHDKLTFIDMEGSGFSGELESLRGPRGPPGPPGPPGVPGLPGEPGRFGVNHTDLLGQPGLPGRDGAPGPPGPVGPQGPPGRDGAAGQQGPKGERGDMGDLGLPGAPGPKGNKGETGPAGAPGELGLAGLPGPIGPRGQPGPPGPPGPPGPGYEAGFGDMEGSGLPFATGSPGPPGPKGLQGVPGLPGMKGEVGSPGQPGLPGPKGDAGIPGVDGRPGLEGFPGPQGPKGDSGSPGEKGERGQDGVGLPGPPGPPGPPGQVIAISSKDKLLEALPGPEGRPGHAGFPGPVGPKGERGSAGPQGSPGLKGDKGEPGVIISPDGTVVTAKVKGEKGEPGLRGPVGPSGPQGRAGMKGEIGFPGRPGRPGMNGLKGEKGDPADVSSLLGLRGPPGPPGPPGPPGSPGNIVYDSNNAFSDSGHAVPPAFPGFHQFPGQKGEKGDAGPPGPPGHFPYDPSHFSANLRGDKGDTGPKGEKGEPGSTPLYGPSLSGLPGPPGPQGYPGLPGPKGDSIIGPPGPPGPQGPPGIGYEGRQGPPGPPGPPGPPSFPGPHRQAISIPGPPGPPGPPGPPGTSGMSLGLRALPTYQAMLSAAHELPEGSLVFLTDRQELYVRLRGGFRRVLLEEHTLIPSSALDNEVYDNLPSVHYAGPQPPLQPRGPLHPLRSHGAPPTARSWRGDEVVANQHRLPEQPLLHHQHELLNSYYIHRRPETAPAAAHVHQDFQPALHLVALNTPLNGGMRGIRGADFQCFQQARQVGLAGTFRAFLSSRLQDLYSIVRRADRAAVPIVNLRDEVLFSNWEALFTGSGAPLRAGARILSFDGRDVLRDAGWPQKSIWHGSDAKGRRLPESYCETWRTEESATTGQASSLGSGKLLEQVASSCQHAFIVLCIENSFMTAAKK from the exons ATGGGAACACAGGTGTCTTTGCAGAGATCAGCAGGTCCCCGGCCAG ACAGCCTGAGCGCCGAGGTCAGCCTCCTAGAGCTGATCGGAGACCCCCCACCAGAGGAGATCCTCAAAATTGATGGCCCCGACAACAACCCTGGCTATATCTTCGGCCCCAACGCCAACACAGGCCAGGTCGCCCGATACCACCTGCCAAGCCCTTTCTACAGAGACTTTTCCCTCCTGTTCCACATCCAGCCCACCACCCCCCGGGCCGGTGTGCTCTTTGCCATCACGGACTCCTCTCAGAGCATCATCTACGTGGGCGTCAAGCTCTCAGAGCTTCACGAGGGCAAGCAGCAGATCATCTTCTACTACACAGAGCCGGGCTCACCGAGTTCATACGCAGCGGCCACCTTCACTGTGCCCACCTTGCTCAACCAGTGGACACGCTTTGCCATCAGCGTGGAGGAGGATGAAGTTGTCCTCTACCTGGACTGCGAGGAGCATGAGCGGATCCGCTTTGAGCGCTCCCCAGATGAGATGGAGCTGGAAGATGGCTCCGGGCTCTTCATTGCCCAGGCTGGAGGGGCTGACTCAGATAAATATCAG GGAGTGATTGCTGATCTGAAGCTGCGAGGAGACCCACGGGCAGCCGAGCACCAgtgtgaggaagaagaggatgacATTGAGGAG GTCTCTGGTGATTTTGGCAGCGGGGCAGAAGGTGGACGTGAACCCTCAGGGAAAGGCAAG GGTGTCCCAGGGCTGGTGGATGCTGTCCCCGTCACTTCTCCCCCGGTGGTGGCTGGCGCCGGAGGCTCCCTGCAACAGGTCGAGAGGACCGAAGCAGAGGAGACACTGCGGGTCTCCACAGGAG GCACTGGCCCCAGAGGTGAAAAGGGGGAGAAGGGCGAACGTGGCCTGAAAGGGGAGTCGGGGACCGTTAGCATCATGGGGACAGGCAGTGTCAAGGGTGAAAAG GGGCAGAAAGGAGAACTGGGCGTAAAG ggcagcgCGGGATTTGGCTACCCTGGCTCCAAGGGCCAGAAAGGAGAACCGGGCAAACCCGGCATCCCTGGCACGCTGTCCCGGCACACCCATGGCTCGGTGTTGGAGCAGGTCACTGGCCCTCCAGGACCACCTGGGCAGGACGGAGCCCCAGGCAGGGATGGCGAGCCC GGCGATCCCGGTGAGGACGGCAAACCC GGTGATATGGGGCCCCAGGGATTCCCTGGGATGCCAGGGGAGCCCGGGCTGAAGGGGGAGAAG GGTGATCCAGGCGTGGGGCCAAGGGGACCCCCTGGACCGCCTGGCCCCCCGGGACCCCCAGGACCCTCCTCCAGACATGACAAGCTG ACCTTCATCGATATGGAGGGCTCTGGCTTCAGCGGCgagctggagagcctgcgg GGGCCACGAGGGCCACCTGGCCCCCCAGGGCCACCTGGGGTGCCCGGTTTGCCAGGAGAGCCAGGACGGTTTGGAGTGAACCACACGGACCTGCTGGGACAGCCGGGGCTGCCGGGAAGGGATGGGGCCCCTGGACCCCCAGGGCCAGTG GGTCCTCAGGGTCCACCTGGAAGAGATGGGGCAGCTGGACAGCAGGGGCCCAAAGGAGAGCGG GGTGACATGGGCGACCTCGGCCTCCCCGGTGCACCAGGGCCCAAG GGCAACAAGGGAGAAACAGGGCCAGCAGGAGCCCCAGGAGAGCTGGGATTGGCTGGCCTTCCTGGACCCATCGGACCCCGTGGGCAGCCAGGGCCTCCTGGGCCCCCTGGCCCCCCAGGGCCAGGCTATGAGGCTGGATTT GGTGACATGGAGGGCTCGGGGTTGCCGTTTGCCACTGGCTCCCCAGGACCACCCGGACCCAAAGGACTACAG GGGGTGCCAGGATTgccagggatgaag GGGGAGGTTGGCAGCCCTGGACAGCCTGGCTTGCCAGGACCAAAG GGCGATGCTGGCATCCCTGGCGTGGATGGCCGCCCTGGCCTGGAGGGCTTCCCTGGCCCACAG GGCCCCAAAGGTGACAGTGGCAGCCCTGGTGAGAAG GGTGAGCGAGGCCAAGATGGTGTGGGGCTACCCGGACCCCCTGGTCCACCTGGTCCCCCTGGGCAGGTCATTGCTATCTCAAGCAAAGAT AAGCTGTTGGAGGCTTTGCCTGGTCCAGAG ggcagaccAGGTCACGCTGGCTTCCCG GGCCCAGTGGGTCCCAAAGGAGAACGGGGCTCAGCTGGTCCCCAGGGCTCCCCAGGGTTGAAG GGGGATAAGGGGGAGCCTGGTGTCATCATCAGCCCCGATGGGACTGTGGTCACTGCGAAGGTGAAAGGAGAAAAG GGGGAGCCGGGGCTGCGGGGACCAGTTGGACCCTCA GGTCCCCAGGGACGAGCAGGGATGAAGGGCGAGATCGGCTTTCCGGGCAGACCC GGACGTCCTGGCATGAATGGGCTGAAGGGCGAGAAGGGTGACCCCGCGGATGTCAGTAGCCTGCTGGGCTTGAGG ggtcccccaggacccccagggcCCCCAGGCCCCCCTGGGTCACCTGGCAACATAGTCTACGACAGCAATAAT GCCTTCAGTGACTCTGGCCACGCCGTGCCACCAGCCTTCCCCG gttTCCACCAGTTTCCAGGTCAAAAGGGAGAGAAGGGTGATGCTGGACCTCCAGGACCACCAG gTCACTTCCCTTACGACCCGAGTCACTTCAGTGCCAACCTGCGG GGTGACAAAGGGGATACAGGTCCCAAGGGGGAGAAAGGCGAGCCAGGCAGCACCCCGCTCTACGGTCCCAGCCTCTCTGGGCTGCCAGGGCCTCCGGGACCCCAGGGCTACCCTGGGCTGCCG GGTCCCAAGGGGGACAGTATCATTGGGCCACCAGGGCCTCCTGGGCCTCAAGGCCCCCCTGGTATTGGATATGAAGGTCGACAGGGCCCCCCTGGCCCTCCTGGCCCCCCTGGTCCGCCTTCCTTCCCAGGTCCCCACAGACAAG CCATCAGCATTCCGGGACCCCCTGGACCACCGGGACCCCCTGGCCCTCCAGGCACCAGTGGGATGTCCTTGGGG CTGCGTGCCCTGCCGACCTACCAGGCGATGCTGAGTGCCGCGCACGAGCTGCCTGAGGGCAGCCTCGTCTTCCTCACCGACCGCCAAGAGCTCTACGTCCGCCTGCGCGGGGGCTTCCGGCGGGTGCTG CTGGAGGAGCACACGCTGATTCCCAGTTCAGCTCTG gACAACGAGGTCTATGACAACTTGCCCAGCGTGCACTACGCAGGCCCCCAGCCCCCGCTGCAGCCCCGCGGGCCCCTGCACCCGCTCCGCAGCCACGGCGCGCCACCCACCGCCCGATCCTGGCGCGGGGATGAGGTGGTGGCCAACCAGCACCGCCTgcctgagcagcccctgctccacCACCAGCATGAGCTCCTCAACAGCTACTACATCCACCGCCGGCCGGAGACGGCCCCCGCAGCCGCTCACGTGCACCAGGACTTCCAGCCTGCC CTTCACCTGGTGGCACTGAACACCCCGCTGAACGGGGGCATGCGGGGCATCCGCGGCGCCGATTTCCAGTGCTTCCAGCAGGCCCGGCAGGTCGGGCTGGCTGGCACCTTCCGCGCCTTCCTCTCCTCGCGCCTGCAGGACCTCTACAGCATCGTGCGCAGGGCCGACCGTGCCGCCGTGCCCATCGTCAACCTCCGG GATGAAGTGCTCTTCAGTAACTGGGAAGCCCTCTTCACGGGGAGCGGGGCCCCACTGCGAGCTGGTGCCCGCATCCTCTCCTTCGATGGCCGGGATGTGCTGCGGGATGCAGGATG GCCACAGAAGAGTATCTGGCATGGCTCGGATGCCAAGGGCCGCCGCTTGCCTGAGAGCTACTGCGAAACGTGGCGGACAGAGGAGAGTGCCACCACTGGCCAGGCTTCCTCACTGGGCTCTGgcaagctgctggagcaggtggcCAGCAGTTGCCAGCATGCCTTCATTGTCCTCTGCATTGAGAACAGCTTCATGACTGCTGCCAAAAAGTGA